The genomic stretch TTGACGAAACTTTGAAATACAAAAGCTATCCAATCAATTTTAGATCCAGCTAAACTTATAGAGCCATAATTCTTGAATCCACTAAAACACATCAAACTTAACCATTCCAGACGGGAATGAGTCAGGGAAAAAATTTGGTTTTACACCCCCAGAAAGAATACCCGCCAAAGTTGTAGTCAAGTCTGACTGAAAATACTCAACATCAGGAGACCGAGACGCAATGATGGCAGTTCCCCAAGAGTCACTATCCTCTATAGAATCAACCGTCCAAAATATGTAGTCACCATTATCAGTCACGCCCACAGGAATCAAACCACCCGAAGCCGGGTAAATTAAATAATTATAATAATCAGGATCGGACTCTATTAGCTCCTTCAAATCACCCAACACAAACTTAAACTGATCGAAAAAATTTATATTTTCGTTATTGCTGAATGGATTGAAAATAAGTATAAAATCCGCTACTCGCCCTGCCCCATAAAAATTGATAAAATCAATATAATCGGATGGAAATGGTAGACCCTGCTCTATTTCAGGCCATTTTCTTCCCATTCCCGAGTCTACAGGGCTTTGTGGGGAAGGCATTAGTGCAGTCAAATTATTAATAGCCATATCTACATTCCTGGGGGCTTAGCACAGTGAGGTTTTCAAATAATCCGCCCGAGCCTTCTGCCTTAATTGTAATGCCAGCTGGAATCCTGCAAGGCCCATGGTAAATTGGCACAATATTTACGTCAACGACTTGACCTTGCTCTAGAGCTTTTCTTATCCGGCCCTCCACAGCACTCATCACAGGCGTGTTAGCCGGGCGCTGTTGAATTGTGATGAGGTTTCGCGCGTCATCACCGGCCCCACCCAATGCCTTCCTAGCAAGTGACCTCTTGCCCTATTAGAGCCCGCCCCGGTAATGAACCCTGGGGGTTGAATATTAGGATTAGCATGGGTACCACTATTAATATGACTAGAATTTAATCGTGCCTGAACCCCTGTTGGGCGACCCAAGCTATCCAGCTCACCATACTTAATACCACAAGGGCTCAATCCGAGGGGATCAATCCAGCCAAGTGAATTTGAAGCATACCTGTAAAGAGAATGGCCTTGTCGTACTCGTACCGAACCCGTAGGCCTTGGCATCCTGGCGGCTGCTCGGCAGGCCGCGGGCCGTGCGCATCAGACGGGTGGTCTGGCCCTTGCCGTCGGTGTGGCTGAGTACCTGACCGTAGACGTTGTAGGTGAAGGTTTCCGTGGTGCCGTCCGGGTGGCTGATGCGCTGCACTTCGCCGTCGGGCTTGCGCTCAACATAAGCTCTTTGCCACTTCTTGCCCTAGGCTCTGTACGAAAAGCCTTGATACTTGTTCATGCTGCGTTGAAAACAGCCTCGGAATGCTCATGTACTCCAGTACACTCCGCTTCCTCGGCTGTTTTCGCCTTGCCTGACCTGCGTCTCAAGACTTTTCGTACAGAGCCTAGAAACAATCCTTAGTAAACTTTGCAATCTAGAATTCTAAAAAAGCGTCATTTTCAATATAGTATTTAAAAGCCTCAAAGTAATCCTCAACAGTGGCCGAGGGAAGCTGCTGGTCCGTATAATTAATTACATCCTGTATCATTGGAGTGTCTAGTGTTTCGATCCATCCTTCATTAGCCACCTGCGGCGGGAGATAATCAGTCGAATCTGGGGGAAAGTCACGACTATCTAATGAGAACGCACCCTTTGTATCCAGGGTCCAATTGCTATTTGGTAAATAGAACCAAGAGTCCGGCATTTTATCCAGATTCTCTAGAACTTCCCGTATGCTATAAACTCTCATAACCACCTCAGCACGATGTGTTTTGTAATGCCTTAAATCCACCCTTTTGATTAGGGTGTGAACTGGCTTGCACCGGTCCCTTCGCTTGGTGTTGCGCTCTCGGAATAAGCTCTATATCTTTAGGAGACTGAGCATTATGGTGCCAAGAGTGGTTTGGTGGGCTTCTGTCACTGAAGCCTCCTCTGGGTCCGGGTTGAATATGCTCCACTACTTCAGCGGGTAAAGCAGCCTTAAGCTCAGGGTATTGTAGCGTACGATTGTATAGCTCTCCATTAGCATATTTGAAATGCGCCCCCTGTTCAAACTATGAATTTCTTGCAGCATCTCTACACTGGTCCATACGCTATATTTTGAACCAGATAGCGGACGGCCACTACCGTCTACACCAGACCACCCCCACGGATCAATCCAATTGATAGGATTGAGCGTATAAAAATATAAATTTAGCCCACCCGCTAATCCAATCGGGTCTTGAGTAGCAAAGCACCCAGCTTCCGGATCATAATATCTAAAGGTATTGTAGTGCAGGCTTGATTCATAATCAAAGTACTGGCCTTGGAAGCGTAGGTTCTGCTCAACCTTACTAACAGGTAGATGCTCTATCGCCCCCCCAAGAGCGATAGGTCGCCTGCCAAACGATCTTGCCGTCGCTGTCCGTCAACTCCAACGGTGTACCAATCTGGTCAGTATGGAAGTAATAGACCTTCTGCCCTTCCCCTTCCCCTTCAACCTGATCAACCCGCGCCAACGGCGCATAGCGACCCGGCTCGTACAAGTACAAGATGCTCTGCGTAGGCGTCTCCTCGCGCAGCATTCTCAGCCCTTGCCACAGGAAGCGCTTCTGCTCGACCTCGCCCTTGATTTCAGCCTGTTTGGCCACCCGCCGTCCCAGACTGTCATACCGGTACTGCCCGGTGCTCTCCAGTCTGTCACCGACATACGTTTCAGCTTTAACCCGCCGGTTCTCACAGTCATAGCTGAAGTGCTGCAGCTTGCTGTGCCCCGAGCGCTTCTCGATCAGGTTACCCCACGGGTCGTAGCGGTACTCCTGATCGCGCCACTGTTTGATCCGGTTGTCCTTGACCTTGTCGAACTGCCGCGCATTGAAGTCCAGGCGGTTGGCTGCCGGGTCTTAGCGGAATTCCTCGCTGCCGATCAACGAGCCGGTATCGCGACTGCGCAACTGGCCGTTGGCTTCGTATTCGTCCTTGATCTCGCCGCGTAGCTTGTCGAGGGTACGCACCAGTTCACCGGCCGGGTCGTACTGGTAACGGCGGTGGATCGGGTTGTGGCAGGCTGAAGTCGATTTCATCGGGGATCAGCTTGCGGCCCATCGCGATGTCGACGGGGTTGCCGACCAGGCCGCCGATAGCTCTGCGGGCCACGGGTTCGACCACGTAACGGCTGGCCACCTCACCGGCGACGAAGCCGGACGTGAACTTCAGGGCGCAAGGCATGACGGCTTTCATGCCGGCTTGGGTACCGGCCTTGGTCAACTGGGTTAATATTTAGTAGATAGTTTATAAATCACCTTGTATCAATAGCAATTAGAGCTCATCAAACTCCGCCCATGGATCATACTTATAGGAACTATCCACCTTACTAAACGAAACCCCCTTTAAATCACTTGCCGCCAACAAGAACCGCTCACTGCAAAATAACTCCAGCGTCTCTTGGCAACGAAAAATATCACTTTTTACAGATTTAGAAACCACAAACAAGTCTATTTTATCAATACTCACCGAGCAAGGGTAAAGCGGACTGTTAATTATGACGCCGCTGTCAATATCTTTTGACACTTCGTATATGGAACGCTCTTTATCCATCGCCACCAAGCTTTCGCCCGGAAGAAAAATAAAAAATTCACCTTGTCTTATTTTGTTTCCAGACTTCAAGTCAAAGGGAACAGCCCTGTACTTGGCACCCACACTATCGCAAACGTCTAAGAATTTTTTTGAAACATATATAGCACCGACCTGATAAAAATCGAAATCTAAATTTCCAAAATCCAAATCCAAATCCAAACTCGTCAACTCAAGACTATAGTGATGCTTTATATCCAACCTTTCAGGATTCGATTCGTAGGGATCCCATTCGAATTTCTGGCAATTGAAAAAACCTGCCATGCTCACAGGACATCCTGCCTCCGTCGAGTTATAGTTCATAACATAGTAATTCTCTTCATTCTCACTCATAGCAAGCGCCCCGTAATCGCATCCACTACAAACCTGTTATAAAATTATGCGTTCAATTCCACACCTTACAAACAGCATCTCACGACACATCAAAACATAGCCCAGGCTCTACAGCCTCAATATCGACCATTAGCAATGGATTAATAATAGGCTCATTTTCTTCCCTGCTGGCAGTGATTACCGACAGCGGAGGTCCAACGCCGACATTTGGAATGTAAAAACCCATGACACTGATTTCGACCTTCAACAACTCCCCTTCCCCACCTATGTGTATCTTTGGAAAGCTCTTGCCAAGGTATTCAGGCCAATTCAGCAAAAACTCACCTGGAACAACGCTTGGATTTTGAATATCATGACGCAATCTATAGGTACCTTGAAACTGGGGATTCATGAGTTTTGGGATATAAGCAGCATCTTCAGGCCCGCTCAAGCCATACAGATAATAGTGCCACGGCGTCATCCCCCAAATTAAAACTAATAAGCCTTCCGAAAACAGCTCATTGGCAATTTCAGTCTGGCAGAATGCGTCCTTAAGATTAATAACGCCACTACCCAACCTGGAAATAACATACTCATTCATTTTATCCAAGTCAGCAAGGTAAAAACCCAACTCTCCGTACCCATCATACACCGGACGCTTGGAACTTGATTCTATGTGCGTGCCTACATCGCCGCTAGAGAGGGAAACCGTGACATGCAATATTTCGGAGTATTGCAGTAGCGGCTTAATATGATCCGGCACCTCACCAAACGCTTCCAGCGGAACTTCTAATGAAATTTCAACAAACAACTTGTAGAAGTTTCGAGCCTGCCTCTGTTCGTCCAGCAATAGTTTTTCGCAGCCGAGATCTAGTACAACTGGCCCGTCGGACTCGACAATTATGGATATTTCCTTGGAGGAAATCTCTCGCGCACGCACAGCACTAGCATATCTAGCTCGCTCTTCACCAAACCAGCCTACAACAACTTTTCTCTGGATAGACCCAAACTCGCCAAAATCGAATTCATTCAACCCCACTACCGCACTACCAATCTCTAGCTTACCGCCAGCCACTAGCCTCGAATCATTAACTGTTACGTAACTAACTTTAGCGTTATTCATCAACTACACCCTGGCAAACTTGCACCTTTGGATCGCGCCCATGCCTTGGTTGCTGCCCAACCCTCGGCAGGGGAAACATTTGCAGCAATAATACGCCCAGGATTTCCGTTCTCAACAAGCCTTAAATCCCCTCTAAGGTGGGAAATTTCCGGGTTATTGTAATGTGCCTCCAACGACTGCAACCATTTCTCATTCGTTAGGCCTTCGGATTTGAAAGCATCTAGCGTCACGGCCGGCTTGGTACTCGCGCCCAAACCATTGTAACCGTGCATACCGCTGTGCTCCATTCTATTCCATTGCCCAGGCTCCAGCCAGAACATGGAAGGGACGTTATTAAATGAGTTGAACGGGGTATCCCTAAAGAGGTAGCTAAAAAATGAGGAACCATGTGATGCCCCACTTTAACTGGGTTGGCCAATGGCATCCAGCCGAGAGGATCAATCCATAGTATTGGATTCGGGCCGTAACGATAAAGATTATCCCCCATCAAACCTAATGGATCCTGCACTATAAATCTACCCATTTCAGGATCATAATAGCGGAACATATTATAATGCAGACTTGCCTCATGATCGAAGTACTGCCCTTGGAACCGAAGGTTCTGCTCGACCTTATCGACAACCAATTGCTTTATCGAACCCCAAGACCGATACGTCGCCTGCCAAACAATCTTGCCATCGCTGTCCGTTAGCTCCAGCGGCGTACCAATCTGGTCAGTATGGAAGTAGTAAACCTTCTGCCCTTCCCCTTCAACCTGATCAACCCGCGCCAACGGCGCATAGCTACCCGGCTCGTACAGGTACAAGATGCTCTTCGCAGGCGATTCCTCCCGCAGCATCCTCAGCCCCTGCCAGAGGAAGCGCTTCGTAAGGGATCCATCATCCCCACATTCCAACCGCCCACCTGATTCCCGATGCTGTGCTCCCGATTTCTTTCTGGAGCCAGCCCACCATGATGCGCCCCGACAGCAAAGTCGAAAAAGTCTACCTCTACCCCAAGCCCGTGGACTTTCGAAAGTCCATCGACGGCCTCACTGCCCTGGTCGAACTGGACATCAAGGTCGCCGTGTTCGACCCGGTACTTTTCGTCTTCCTCAATAAAGCCCGTAACCGCATCAAGGTGTTGTATTGGGAGCGCAACGGCTTCTGCCTTTGGCTCAAGCGCCTCGAAGCCGAGCGTTTCAAAACTTCACCCGACGCGACCGACGAAGCTATCGTGCTGACCGTCCAGGAACTGAATTGGCTACTCGACGGTTTCGAACTCTGGCGCAACCGTCCGCATCAGGTTTTGACTCCTCGTTTCGTCGCCTGACCGGGTAATCCGGGCCATGATTTCAGTGCCCGATAACCTTCCTGACGACCCTGCCGCGCTCAAACTACTGCTTGCGCAGTTGTTGGTCGAGCGCACGGTCGACAAAGGTCAGATCGTCGATCTTAAAGGACAGGTCAAGCTGCTGCGTGACCGATTATTCAATCGCAAGTCCGAGCAAACCGTCGAGTCCAACACGCCCCAACTGGCGTTGTTCAATGAACCCGAAAGTCAGTGGGTACCTACCGCTGATGATGCCGACGAAGAAGTTGTTGCGCCAAGCAAGCAGCGCGGCAAACGCAAGCCACTGTCGGCTGACCTGCCACGCATTGAAGTCATTCATGACTTGCCCGAGCACGAACTGACTTGCGCCTGTGGTTGCCGCAAACACGTGATTGGCGAGCAAACCAGCGAACAACTCGACATCGTGCCGATGCAGATCCGTGTGCTTAAACACGTTCGCAAAATCTATGGCTGCCGTGGCTGCGAAACCGCGCCGGTCACCGCTGACAAGCCGGCCCAATTGATTGAAAAGAGCATGGCCAGCCCCAGCGTGCTGGCGATGTTGCTGACCACCAAGTACGTCGATGGCCTGCCGCTGCACCGCTTCGAGACGGTGCTGAACCGACATGGTATCGAGATCCCCCGGCAAACCCTGGCCCGCTGGGTCATCCAGTGCAGCGAACACTTTCAGCCACTGCTGAACCTGATGCGTGACCGCCTGCTGGAAAGCCCGGTGATCCATTGCGATGAAACTCGCGTGCAGGTGCTCAAAGAGCCGGATCGTGATCCGACCAGCCAATCCTGGATGTGGGTGCAGGCCAGTGGCCCGCCTGATCGACAAGTCGTGCTGTTCGATTACACCACCAGCCGCGCGCAGGAGGTGCCGCTGCGCCTGCTGGAGGGCTATCGCGGTTACGTGATGACCGATGATTACGCCGGCTACAACGCGTTGGCGCTACAGCCGGGCGTTGAACGACTGGCGTGCATGGCGCATCTCCGGCGTAAATTCGTCGAAGCGCAGAAGGTGCAGCCTAAGGGCAAGACCGGTCGCGCCGATGTTGCGCTGACGATGATCAACAAACTGTATGGCATCGAACGCGACCTCAAGGATGCCAGCGATGAACAGCGATTCCTCGGTCGTCAGGAACGAAGCCTGCCGATCCTTGAGCAGTTGAAAAGTTGGCTCGACAAGACGCACTCACAGGTGACACCGCAAAGCGTACTGGGCAAGGCGGTGCTTTACCTGGCAAACAACTGGAACCGCTTGGAGCGGTATGTCGAGGCGGGCCACCTGCCGATCGACAACAACCTGGCAGAGCGGGCCATAAAGCCGTTTGTGATCGGGCGCAAAGCTTGGCTGTTCAGTGACACGCCCACGGGAGCCACGGCTAGCGCGCAGATCTACAGCTTGGTCGAAACCGCCAAGGTCAACGGCCAAGAGCCCTATACGTGGCTGCGCCACGTCCTGGAGCGACTGCCGCACGCCTCATCGGTAGCAGACTACGAAGCGCTGCTGCCATGGAACTGTTCGCCAGAGATGCCACGGTAACCTTGGCTTCCACCTTGTGGTAGGTGGGGTTCATGGATCGGTTACCGTTTTCTCACCCCCCTCCAAAACCTCTAACTCATCAGTCGCAGGATCATAAGTGGCAGGCTTAGTGCACCCAAGATCGACAAGTCGCCCATAATTAGACTTATCCTTAACGGCATATTTATCAAGTATCTCCTAAAGTTGCTTTGCATACTTTTCTTTTAGCTGAGAATCTTCTACCCCCTGAGCCAGGCTTTTTTTACGCTGGCCAAAGAACTCAACCTCCCAGCAGTTCATTTCCCTCATGAAAGCTACTAGTTCACTAGGAGTGATTCAGCACTATATTTCCTTAGTCATT from Pseudomonas putida encodes the following:
- the tnpB gene encoding IS66 family insertion sequence element accessory protein TnpB, yielding MRPDSKVEKVYLYPKPVDFRKSIDGLTALVELDIKVAVFDPVLFVFLNKARNRIKVLYWERNGFCLWLKRLEAERFKTSPDATDEAIVLTVQELNWLLDGFELWRNRPHQVLTPRFVA
- a CDS encoding SMI1/KNR4 family protein, which produces MAINNLTALMPSPQSPVDSGMGRKWPEIEQGLPFPSDYIDFINFYGAGRVADFILIFNPFSNNENINFFDQFKFVLGDLKELIESDPDYYNYLIYPASGGLIPVGVTDNGDYIFWTVDSIEDSDSWGTAIIASRSPDVEYFQSDLTTTLAGILSGGVKPNFFPDSFPSGMVKFDVF
- a CDS encoding IS66 family transposase, yielding MISVPDNLPDDPAALKLLLAQLLVERTVDKGQIVDLKGQVKLLRDRLFNRKSEQTVESNTPQLALFNEPESQWVPTADDADEEVVAPSKQRGKRKPLSADLPRIEVIHDLPEHELTCACGCRKHVIGEQTSEQLDIVPMQIRVLKHVRKIYGCRGCETAPVTADKPAQLIEKSMASPSVLAMLLTTKYVDGLPLHRFETVLNRHGIEIPRQTLARWVIQCSEHFQPLLNLMRDRLLESPVIHCDETRVQVLKEPDRDPTSQSWMWVQASGPPDRQVVLFDYTTSRAQEVPLRLLEGYRGYVMTDDYAGYNALALQPGVERLACMAHLRRKFVEAQKVQPKGKTGRADVALTMINKLYGIERDLKDASDEQRFLGRQERSLPILEQLKSWLDKTHSQVTPQSVLGKAVLYLANNWNRLERYVEAGHLPIDNNLAERAIKPFVIGRKAWLFSDTPTGATASAQIYSLVETAKVNGQEPYTWLRHVLERLPHASSVADYEALLPWNCSPEMPR